The sequence AGCAAAAATCGGCTCCGGCTTCATCAACATGCCGACACCGCCGCCGTAGGGTTCATCATCTACCCGATGATGCTTGTCCGTAGTGAAATCCCGGGGATTGGTGAGATGCACCGCAGCAATTTGGTTGGCGATCGCTTTCCCCAACAGTCCTGACTGCAGGGGAGATACAAAGAAGTCTGGAAATAGCGTAATAATGTCAAATCGCACAGGGAGCATCCCACGTTTGCAAGTCTGTCCCATCCCCCAGTCCTTGCTCCCAAAACGGGAGAAGGGGAGCCGGATTCAAAGTCCCTCTCCCTGCCTGGAAGAGAGATTTAGGGTGAGGGCTACGAAACTGGGTGCCCCCAATCGCACAGCCCAGCCATACGTTCCTCAACCCCAAATGCCCCTTATCATCCCATATTCGCTGGACATCAAAACCGTAAACCTTCGGGTCAATTCTACAGAATATTTAAACAAGGGTTAAAAATCTGGGATGATGCCTATTGAAGCAACATGCTCCAGCATGGTTTCTGTCAACGGTGGGTCTTAAAACCTGGATGTTCCCGAAGGCTGGTTCAGTCTCACGCCATCCATTAAGCCTCTGACCCTGACACAATCCTCACAGTTTCTGGTCGGAGAGGATTCAGCCCTGTGCTTCAAGGGCCTAGTCTCCAGCGTTCGCGGTAAGATGCCAATACCAGACGGTATGCTGCTGAAGCCCCTGGGCTCTACCAGTGAGCATCTCCGTGGCGGCGGCGAAACCCATTGTTTCCCTCCCTACACAATGAACTCTGTTCAAGCCTAGGCCACCCCATGGACAGCCCCTTGTCTTCTATCCGCAGGTTGCTGGAGCGATTGATCACCTTCAAGCCTAAGCACAGTATCATGCTGCAATTAGAAACCGAATCTCTGACGCAGAGGATGCCCAAGACTACCAAAGCAGCCGTCATGGTCATTGGCGGTGCAGAAGATAAAATTCACGGTCGCCAAATTCTCCAAACATTTTGGAGCCGAGCTGGCGCGTCCAATGCCCAGATTGCCATCATTCCCTCCGCATCTCGCGAGCCGGAAGCCATTGGCGATCGCTACCGCACCATTTTTAACGACATGGGCGTCAAAACCATCGAGGTACTCGACATTCGCGAGCGGGATGATGGCAATAAGCCTGAATGGCAGGACTTCATTGAAACTGCCACGGGAGTTTTTATTACCGGCGGTGATCAATTGCGGCTCTGTGGTCTGTTATCGGATACTCCGATTATGGATCGGGTGAGAATGCGCGCTCAGCTTGGCGAAGTTACCCTAGCAGGCACCAGCGCCGGAGCCGCCATCATGGGACACCACATGATCGCGGGCGGCGGCAGTGGCGAATCGCCCAACCGGGCCTTGGTAGACCTCACGACCGGCCTGAGCATTTTGCCCGAACTGGTGGTGGATCAGCATTTCCACAACCGCAACCGCATGGCTCGGCTGATGAGTGCGATCGCCACCTATCCTGACAAGCTGGGCATTGGTATCGATGAAGACACCTGCGCCATGTTTGAGGGCAATGACCTCTTTCAAGTCATCGGTCGTGGCACCGTCACCATTGTTGATCCTGGGCAGATGTCCTACACCAATCAACCCGATGTGGGCATGACCGAACCCTTGAGTATGCACCACCTCAAAGTTCATATTCTCAGCCATGGCGATCGCTTTGATCTCCATCAACGCATCCCTCTGCCCGCCCATCCCTAGTTCCTCCCATCGCCTACAGTCTAGGTGCGATCGCCACCCGTCCTATCCAAGATGGCTGGAACGAGTCCCCCACGGATGTCACCTACTAATGACTTGACGGCTAGATTCAATTGAAATTTTCCCCCAATCTGCATAAGAATAGGGGAAGTGTTCACGCTGGCTGCTCAACGGATGCCGCACCGAGCAGCCCTCTGAATCTAGGGCCGTTTTGGATACCATTCAACCCTATGCCCCAAGGCAAGATGCGGCTCAATGACGCTCCTCGTTAGCCGCAAACATGTTCATGATGGACAGTTTGCAGGGTTTTATGTCATTGAGACTAGACATAGAAGCAGCTATCAAGCGATCGCGGCTACCTTGCACTAACACCCCCGCGGCCGACCTGCGACCCTTCCCTGAGCATCCAACCTGTCTAGTTCCACTTCGCCCACCCGCCGCCTACCTCCCACCCTCCGCTACTGAGAGAGTCGCCAACCACTGTTATGAAAATTCTTAAAACCCAGACCCTACGAGGCCCAAACTACTGGAGCATTCGCTATGGCAAATTAATCGTCTTACGCCTAGATCTAGAAGACGTTGCCGATCGCCCCACAAGTGAGATACCAGGCTTCTACGAGGGACTGCACCAGGCACTGCCAAGTCTGATGGAACACTTCTGTTCCCCTGGCTGCCGTGGAGGGTTTCTCTCTCGGGTTCAAGAAGGTACCATGATGGGGCATGTGGTGGAGCATGTGGCGCTGGAGCTACAAAGCCTGGCAGGCATGGATGTAGGATTTGGGCGCACCCGCGAAACCAGCACCCCCGGAGTCTACCGGGTGGTCTTTGAATATATCGACGAGCAGGTCGGGCGCTATGCTGGGCGGGCCGCCGTGCGCATGTGCCAAAGCATCATCAACGAAGGTGTTTATCCAGCCGAAGAGCTGGAGCAAGATCTCGTCGATCTACGCGACCTCTGGGCCCAAGCATCCCTCGGCCCCAGCACCGAAAATATTGTTAAAGAGGCTGATGAACGCGGCATTCCTTGGGTGCAGCTAGGTGCAAGGGCGATGATTCAGCTCGGTCATGGCGTCAACCAACGGCGCATTCAAGCCACTCTCAGCAACAACACCGGCATTTTGGGCGTGGAGCTAGCCTGCGATAAGGAAGGTACCAAGAGCATTCTCAAAGATGCCGGGGTTCCCGTACCGCGCGGGGTTGTGATCTATTACCTCGATGAACTCAAAGATGCCATCGACGATGTAGGCGGCTACCCCATCGTTATCAAGCCCCTAGACGGCAATCACGGCCGCGGTATCACCATTAACATCAACTCTTGGGAAGAAGCCGAGGCCGCCTACGATGCGGCCCAAAAGACCTCCAAGACCCACGCGGTCATCATTGAGCGCTACTACCTCGGTCAAGACCACCGCGTTTTGGTGATCAATGGTCAGGTCGTCGCCGTAGCGGAGCGCGTGCCTGCCCATGTAATTGGGGATGGCCGTTCCACCATTAGCGAGCTGGTGGAGGAAGTGAATCGCGATCCCCGTCGAGGTGATGGTCACGCCAATATTTTGACTCGTATTGAAGTCGATCGCACCACCTGGCAACTGCTCGATCGCCAAGGCTATACCTTGGACACCATTCTGAAAACAGACGAGGTTTGCTATCTGCGAGCCACTGCCAACCTCAGCACCGGCGGCATCGCCATCGATCGCACTGATGACATTCATCCAGAAAATGTCTGGCTAGCCCAGCGGATCGCCAAGATCATTGGCCTCGACATTGCCGGCATTGACGTCGTCACCACCGACATCACCCGCCCCCTGCGAGAGGTAGATGGCGTGGTCGTTGAAGTGAATGCTGCGCCCGGCTTCCGGATGCACTTCTGCCCCAGTGTAGGTCTACCGCGCAACGTGGCAGCTCCCGTGCTAGACATGCTCTACCCACCCGGCAGCTCGTCTCGCATCCCCATCGTGGCGATTACCGGCACCAATG comes from Candidatus Obscuribacterales bacterium and encodes:
- a CDS encoding cyanophycinase; the protein is MLQLETESLTQRMPKTTKAAVMVIGGAEDKIHGRQILQTFWSRAGASNAQIAIIPSASREPEAIGDRYRTIFNDMGVKTIEVLDIRERDDGNKPEWQDFIETATGVFITGGDQLRLCGLLSDTPIMDRVRMRAQLGEVTLAGTSAGAAIMGHHMIAGGGSGESPNRALVDLTTGLSILPELVVDQHFHNRNRMARLMSAIATYPDKLGIGIDEDTCAMFEGNDLFQVIGRGTVTIVDPGQMSYTNQPDVGMTEPLSMHHLKVHILSHGDRFDLHQRIPLPAHP
- the cphA gene encoding cyanophycin synthetase, with translation MKILKTQTLRGPNYWSIRYGKLIVLRLDLEDVADRPTSEIPGFYEGLHQALPSLMEHFCSPGCRGGFLSRVQEGTMMGHVVEHVALELQSLAGMDVGFGRTRETSTPGVYRVVFEYIDEQVGRYAGRAAVRMCQSIINEGVYPAEELEQDLVDLRDLWAQASLGPSTENIVKEADERGIPWVQLGARAMIQLGHGVNQRRIQATLSNNTGILGVELACDKEGTKSILKDAGVPVPRGVVIYYLDELKDAIDDVGGYPIVIKPLDGNHGRGITININSWEEAEAAYDAAQKTSKTHAVIIERYYLGQDHRVLVINGQVVAVAERVPAHVIGDGRSTISELVEEVNRDPRRGDGHANILTRIEVDRTTWQLLDRQGYTLDTILKTDEVCYLRATANLSTGGIAIDRTDDIHPENVWLAQRIAKIIGLDIAGIDVVTTDITRPLREVDGVVVEVNAAPGFRMHFCPSVGLPRNVAAPVLDMLYPPGSSSRIPIVAITGTNGKTTTTRLIAHIFRQTQKVVGYTTTDGIYINDYVVERGDTTGPQSAQVILQDPTVEVAILETARGGLLRSGMGFKDCDVGVVLNVAADHLGIGDIDTVEDLAHLKSVVVETARPNGYAVLNADDPLVSAMAKRVKAQVAYFSMHPDNELVRSHTQQGGLAAVYENGYLSILKGDWTLRIEQAINVPLTMHGRAPFMIANALAASLAAFSQGVSIDQIRAALHSFQASVDQTPGRMNLFNLGDFHALIDYAHNPASYEALGSFVRNWPGDRIGVVGGPGDRRDEDFVTLGQLSASIFDRIIVKEDDDTRGRPRGSAANFIIDGIRHVNPEFPYEEILDEVTAVNTALDAAPSGSLVVILPETVSRAIQLIDQRRPITESTELQRSPQQMAEHTDNDQAATPTAEPDPSVQSSTDYVPSNSSL